In the genome of Methanopyrus kandleri AV19, one region contains:
- a CDS encoding DUF1678 family protein, translating into MVESHAHVPIPSDPVERIRALRVLREVYRRGKKPGFEVTYRTVSGSTCGPYYVARWRRDSKFRHGRTLYLGKPENESVRFTEWLVSLDRSEVLELARHLMRNLRSVLKTLLTEVSSLPYKRARCVLTRGLALAFDARPSNSPRIRDLLEELPDRLESFLVRTLGGWPAHYSSHLNKIIRSRRKSLDGRHEVPDVQLELERWRLRHDR; encoded by the coding sequence TTGGTCGAGTCGCACGCTCACGTCCCGATACCCTCGGACCCCGTGGAACGGATCCGAGCCCTCCGGGTTCTACGGGAGGTGTACCGTCGCGGGAAGAAGCCGGGCTTCGAGGTGACCTACCGGACGGTGAGCGGGAGTACCTGCGGTCCGTACTACGTCGCGAGGTGGCGGAGGGACTCGAAGTTCAGACACGGTAGGACCCTCTACCTAGGCAAGCCCGAGAACGAGAGCGTTCGGTTCACCGAATGGCTGGTTTCACTGGATCGAAGTGAGGTTCTGGAGCTCGCGCGACACCTCATGCGCAACCTCCGCTCCGTCCTCAAGACCCTCCTCACCGAGGTCTCGAGCCTCCCATACAAGAGGGCGAGATGTGTCCTGACCCGCGGGCTCGCGCTGGCCTTCGACGCCAGACCCTCGAACTCACCGCGAATCCGCGACCTCCTAGAAGAACTTCCCGATCGACTCGAATCCTTCCTCGTGAGGACCCTCGGAGGCTGGCCCGCGCATTACTCCTCTCACTTGAACAAGATCATCCGTTCTCGAAGGAAATCCCTCGACGGGAGGCACGAGGTACCCGACGTACAACTCGAACTCGAACGCTGGAGGCTGAGGCACGACCGGTGA
- the cas2 gene encoding CRISPR-associated endonuclease Cas2: MGVLGGPSPRLRLYVYDFKEPGGEAERRKLRELLESHGAFRLQYSTYALLAEPEVHARVLRRVVARVDFEEGDSLIVVPMCRRCLRVARWVDAEGVRGLRF, translated from the coding sequence TTGGGCGTCCTGGGGGGTCCGTCCCCGCGCCTCCGCCTCTACGTCTACGACTTCAAGGAACCGGGAGGGGAGGCCGAGCGCCGCAAGCTGCGCGAGCTTCTGGAGTCCCACGGGGCGTTCAGGCTGCAGTATTCGACGTACGCGCTGCTCGCCGAGCCGGAGGTGCACGCTCGGGTGCTCCGGAGGGTCGTCGCCCGCGTGGACTTCGAGGAGGGTGACAGCCTGATCGTCGTGCCGATGTGCCGGAGGTGCCTCAGGGTCGCCAGGTGGGTCGACGCGGAGGGCGTGCGGGGGCTCCGGTTCTGA